The following are from one region of the Streptomyces decoyicus genome:
- a CDS encoding PaaI family thioesterase — MGEHSTTKFPQEILDQWAGLGLDLPALFSAGHLGERMSVQVTEAAPERVVGTMPVEGNTQPYGLLHGGASAVLAETLGSVGSMLHGGPTKIAVGVDLNCTHHRGARSGLVTGVATPVHRGRSTATYEIVITDEDGKRVCTARLTCMLRETDADAYRS, encoded by the coding sequence ATGGGTGAGCACAGCACGACCAAGTTTCCGCAGGAGATCCTCGACCAGTGGGCCGGCCTGGGGCTCGACCTGCCCGCGCTCTTCTCCGCCGGGCACCTCGGCGAGCGGATGAGCGTGCAGGTCACCGAGGCGGCCCCCGAGCGCGTCGTCGGCACCATGCCCGTCGAGGGCAACACCCAGCCCTACGGACTCCTGCACGGCGGCGCCTCCGCCGTCCTCGCCGAAACCCTCGGCTCCGTCGGCTCCATGCTGCACGGCGGCCCCACCAAAATCGCCGTCGGCGTCGACCTCAACTGCACCCACCACCGCGGCGCCCGCTCCGGACTGGTCACCGGCGTCGCCACCCCCGTACACCGCGGCCGTTCCACCGCCACCTACGAAATCGTCATCACCGACGAGGACGGCAAGCGGGTCTGCACCGCCCGCCTGACCTGCATGCTGCGCGAGACGGACGCCGACGCCTACCGCAGCTGA
- a CDS encoding branched-chain amino acid ABC transporter substrate-binding protein, with product MLILTTAVTTGALTLSACGSRGDDNKSGEGKSTVVIGLDAPTTGELSALGLGIRNSAQLAIDNANKAGEVKGVTFKLEALDDKALPNVGQQNATKLAGDKDVLGIVGPLNSGVAQSMQQVSKQNNLTLISPANTTPDLTQGKDWKQNKRVRPFPTYFRTATTDEVQGAFDGQYAWEKMKVKKAYVIDDQKTYGVGLASSFKDQFSKLGGKIAGTEHVSPDDRDFKAVVSKVKSAKPDLVFYGGEYPASGPLSQQLKDGGVTVPLMGGDGMYSGDYIKLNKKAQGDYASSVGKPVEELPSAKKFIADYKAAGFKESYEAYGGSTYDSTWAIIQAVKKVVEANDGKLPDDARKKVVDAMNKVTFDGVTGPIAFDKYGDTTNTMITAYQVEKGAWASRFSAEFKKFDKS from the coding sequence TTGCTCATCCTCACCACCGCAGTCACCACCGGCGCCCTCACGCTCTCCGCGTGCGGCTCGCGCGGCGACGACAACAAGAGCGGCGAAGGAAAGTCCACCGTCGTCATCGGCCTCGACGCCCCCACCACCGGCGAGCTCTCCGCCCTGGGCCTGGGCATCCGCAACTCCGCCCAGCTCGCCATCGACAACGCCAACAAAGCCGGCGAGGTCAAGGGCGTCACCTTCAAACTCGAAGCCCTCGACGACAAGGCCCTGCCCAACGTCGGCCAGCAGAACGCCACCAAGCTCGCCGGCGACAAGGACGTCCTCGGCATCGTCGGACCCCTCAACTCCGGCGTCGCCCAGTCCATGCAGCAGGTCTCCAAACAGAACAACCTCACGCTGATCTCCCCGGCGAACACCACTCCCGACCTGACCCAGGGCAAGGACTGGAAGCAGAACAAGCGCGTACGCCCCTTCCCCACCTACTTCCGCACCGCCACCACCGACGAAGTGCAAGGCGCCTTCGACGGCCAGTACGCGTGGGAGAAGATGAAGGTCAAGAAGGCCTACGTCATCGACGACCAGAAGACCTACGGCGTCGGCCTCGCGTCCTCCTTCAAGGACCAGTTCAGCAAGCTCGGCGGCAAGATCGCCGGCACCGAGCACGTCAGCCCCGACGACCGTGACTTCAAGGCCGTCGTCTCCAAGGTCAAGTCCGCCAAGCCCGACCTGGTCTTCTACGGCGGCGAATACCCCGCCTCCGGCCCGCTCAGCCAGCAGCTCAAGGACGGTGGCGTCACCGTCCCCCTCATGGGCGGCGACGGCATGTACAGCGGCGACTACATCAAGCTCAACAAGAAGGCACAGGGCGACTACGCCTCCTCCGTCGGCAAGCCCGTCGAGGAACTCCCCTCCGCCAAGAAGTTCATCGCCGACTACAAGGCAGCCGGCTTCAAGGAGTCCTACGAGGCCTACGGCGGGTCCACCTACGACTCGACCTGGGCCATCATCCAGGCCGTCAAGAAGGTCGTCGAGGCCAACGACGGCAAGCTCCCCGACGACGCCCGCAAGAAGGTCGTCGACGCCATGAACAAGGTCACCTTCGACGGCGTCACCGGCCCCATCGCCTTCGACAAATACGGCGACACCACCAACACGATGATCACCGCATACCAGGTCGAAAAGGGCGCCTGGGCCTCCCGCTTCAGCGCCGAATTCAAGAAGTTCGACAAGAGCTGA